The following coding sequences are from one Triticum aestivum cultivar Chinese Spring chromosome 5A, IWGSC CS RefSeq v2.1, whole genome shotgun sequence window:
- the LOC123103709 gene encoding dihydrolipoyllysine-residue acetyltransferase component 4 of pyruvate dehydrogenase complex, chloroplastic, with the protein MASLASLSIYTVPGRAGRAESVKAPRRRRMAVVRAKVREIFMPALSSTMTEGKIVSWTTAEGDRVSKGDPVVVVESDKADMDVETFHDGIIAAVLVPAGGTAPVGAPIALLAESEEDVAFAQARAQALSKAQGEETPPPHAAATAPPTMAPAPATVTAPTNGIATPHAKKLAKQHRVDISNVVGTGPNGRITAADVEAVVGIQPKPKAAPPPPPAARSAPPAGIPLVAAVRQPAVLPPVPGATVVPFTSMQSAVSRNMVESLSVPTFRVGYAIKTDKLDALYEKVKLKGVTKTLLLVKAAGMALAQHPVVNASCRDGKSFSYNSSINIAVAVAIEGGLLTPVLEDVDKSDIYLLAQKWRALLKKTRMKQLQPSEYSSGTFSLSNLGMFGVDRFDAILPPGQGAIMAVGASRPTVIADKNGFFSIKNEMLVNVTADHRIIYGADLAAFLQTFAKIAEDPESLTL; encoded by the exons ATGGCGTCGCTGGCTTCTCTCTCCATCTACACCGTGCCTGGGCGCGCAGGCCGTGCGGAGTCCGTTAAAGCCCCTCGCCGTCGGCGTATGGCGGTGGTGCGGGCGAAGGTGCGCGAGATCTTCATGCCTGCGCTGAGCTCGACGATGACGGAGGGCAAGATCGTCTCCTGGACGACCGCCGAGGGAGACCGCGTCTCCAAGGGCGACCCCGTGGTGGTCGTCGAGTCCGACAAGGCCGACATGGATGTGGAGACCTTCCACGACGGCATcatcgccgccgtcctcgtccCGGCCGGTGGGACCGCCCCCGTCGGCGCCCCCATCGCCCTCCTCGCGGAGTCAGAGGAGGATGTCGCCTTCGCGCAGGCGCGTGCCCAGGCCCTATCCAAGGCCCAGGGCGAAGAAACCCCTCCTCCCCATGCTGCCGCCACGGCTCCACCTACCATGGCTCCTGCTCCGGCAACAGTGACCGCGCCCACGAATGGCATCGCTACGCCTCATGCCAAGAAGCTCGCGAAGCAGCACAGAGTGGACATCTCCAATGTTGTCGGCACCGGGCCAAACGGCCGCATCACCGCGGCTGACGTTGAGGCAGTCGTTGGCATCCAGCCAAAGCCAAAGGCCGCTCCACCTCCACCCCCTGCAGCTCGCTCTGCGCCTCCGGCTGGCATACCATTAGTAGCTGCAGTCCGACAACCAGCAGTGCTTCCTCCGGTGCCTGGCGCGACTGTGGTACCATTCACATCGATGCAATCGGCGGTGAGCAGGAACATGGTGGAGAGCTTGTCAGTGCCAACGTTCCGAGTTGGGTATGCCATCAAGACCGATAAGCTTGATGCACTCTATGAGAAG GTTAAGTTGAAAGGGGTTACAAAAACATTGTTGCTGGTGAAAGCGGCAGGCATGGCACTCGCTCAGCACCCAGTTGTGAATGCCAGCTGCAGGGATGGAAAGAGCTTCAGTTACAACAGTAGTATCAACATCGCGGTGGCGGTTGCCATCGAGGGTGGCCTTCTTACGCCTGTATTAGAGGATGTTGATAAG TCAGATATATATCTGCTCGCGCAAAAATGGAGAGCCCTGCTCAAGAAGACGCGCATGAAGCAGCTCCAACCAAGTGAATACAGCTCAG GGACGTTTTCGCTGTCCAATCTGGGTATGTTTGGGGTAGATAGATTTGATGCAATCCTTCCACCTGGTCAG GGGGCTATCATGGCTGTTGGAGCATCGAGACCTACTGTTATAGCTGACAAGAATGGTTTCTTCAGTATCAAGAACGAAATGCTG